A part of Candidatus Moraniibacteriota bacterium genomic DNA contains:
- a CDS encoding CHAP domain-containing protein, translated as MFAWTNAHAQYCHEGIPGGCQCVAFAYDNGYSDFFGTGYAKNWYGAANGKGYSTGHVPMVGAVIVFDSWGKSAAGHVAIIASIASSSEIAVNHANWAPNGATDDRIYRSVSVKDLSGGNWTSVSVYGSGSYPVLGFIYSKDANLGFPATECSQVSATQYICWLTKNGVDRSCENATAWGIEDSVAHMSQPADWSICSTSCYDSQSSALDFLISPVYATGTISSCAKQVISTDHLETSIPPPITGGKHPGDLPNLIVHELYLVKEADRDSPHLSQIHIGERSYCNIQVKNTGEAGAWGTWANRCYLSKGNYRDHDPDNLGHESMTDLSAGQSRRVYQIIPAFEYPGKFNITACADTDGNDGDKKIAESDEGDNCHDEYRFDVVSDPNLATMAISLTGIVGNPVINQPFNISSTTTNLGENFGPDYVYIGYFVDGELVGQNQIRRENMKGGMSKAEEIPIHGGIATAGVHEIKACADFTDDIVETNESDNCRILLVNVTAPVSPILSINGVVLANGTRHVFTDERPDISISIGNTGGISSPMTGEVFISSAPHGVENISLGTFQVGAVPEGGNATGTLSGVSFTKLGPWVLTACIEGMTTCTSGDVVTIESSHPVNKHVNPAVLMILNKHRRERSRR; from the coding sequence ATGTTTGCATGGACGAATGCTCACGCGCAATATTGTCATGAGGGCATCCCTGGCGGTTGCCAGTGCGTTGCTTTTGCCTATGACAATGGCTATAGCGATTTTTTTGGTACAGGATATGCCAAAAATTGGTATGGTGCCGCCAATGGGAAAGGCTATTCCACAGGGCATGTTCCCATGGTTGGTGCTGTAATAGTGTTCGATTCGTGGGGTAAGAGTGCCGCTGGTCACGTCGCTATTATTGCGAGTATTGCGAGTAGCAGTGAAATCGCTGTGAATCATGCAAACTGGGCGCCAAACGGAGCGACGGATGACAGAATTTATAGAAGTGTTTCTGTCAAAGACCTCTCTGGAGGAAACTGGACGAGCGTTTCTGTATACGGCTCCGGATCCTATCCGGTTCTCGGTTTCATCTACTCCAAAGACGCCAACCTTGGTTTCCCTGCCACTGAATGTTCTCAAGTGAGTGCAACTCAGTATATCTGCTGGCTCACTAAGAATGGTGTTGACCGCTCTTGTGAAAATGCGACCGCATGGGGTATTGAAGATAGTGTGGCTCATATGAGCCAACCCGCAGATTGGAGTATTTGTTCGACGTCGTGCTATGACAGTCAGTCATCAGCCCTGGATTTCTTAATTTCTCCTGTCTATGCTACTGGAACGATTAGTTCCTGCGCTAAGCAAGTGATTTCAACCGATCATCTTGAGACTTCCATTCCCCCTCCCATCACCGGAGGCAAACACCCGGGCGACCTCCCCAATCTCATCGTTCACGAACTGTATCTGGTGAAAGAAGCCGATAGGGACAGCCCGCATCTTTCCCAAATCCATATCGGAGAACGAAGCTACTGCAACATCCAGGTCAAGAATACCGGAGAAGCCGGAGCTTGGGGCACCTGGGCGAATCGCTGCTACTTGTCCAAAGGAAACTATCGTGATCACGATCCCGACAACCTGGGACACGAGAGCATGACTGATTTGTCGGCGGGACAATCCCGTCGAGTCTATCAAATCATTCCCGCTTTCGAATATCCGGGAAAGTTCAATATCACTGCCTGTGCAGATACGGATGGCAATGACGGCGACAAAAAGATTGCGGAATCTGATGAAGGAGACAACTGCCATGACGAATATCGTTTTGACGTGGTAAGTGATCCGAATCTTGCGACGATGGCAATCAGTCTTACTGGCATTGTCGGAAACCCCGTAATCAATCAGCCTTTCAATATTTCTTCAACCACAACCAATCTGGGAGAAAACTTCGGACCCGACTATGTCTATATCGGCTATTTCGTAGACGGAGAACTGGTGGGACAAAACCAAATCCGTCGCGAAAACATGAAAGGAGGGATGAGCAAAGCGGAAGAAATCCCCATCCACGGAGGTATTGCAACGGCCGGTGTCCACGAAATCAAAGCGTGCGCTGACTTTACGGACGATATCGTCGAGACGAACGAATCGGACAATTGCAGGATACTTCTGGTCAATGTGACTGCGCCCGTTTCTCCGATTTTGTCGATAAACGGAGTAGTTCTCGCAAACGGCACCCGCCACGTCTTCACCGACGAGCGTCCGGACATTTCCATCAGTATCGGAAATACCGGAGGCATCTCGTCTCCCATGACTGGCGAAGTATTCATTTCATCGGCTCCTCATGGGGTAGAGAATATCTCCCTGGGGACATTCCAAGTCGGCGCAGTACCCGAAGGGGGAAATGCCACTGGGACGCTTTCGGGCGTTTCGTTTACCAAGCTCGGTCCATGGGTGTTGACGGCGTGTATCGAAGGGATGACAACCTGCACTTCAGGGGATGTCGTCACCATTGAGAGCAGCCACCCGGTAAACAAACATGTGAATCCGGCAGTCCTTATGATACTCAACAAACACAGGCGTGAGAGGAGTAGGAGATGA
- the rplO gene encoding 50S ribosomal protein L15: MQIHEISSGNRLRRKRVGRGGKRGTYSGRGNKGQKARSGAHVNPLFEGGHTSIVDRLKKVRGFKSPHAKKSFVKLSDIVRVFTSEETVSAETLVAKNLAPTEILKSGVKIIGLGTVPKNLSFDSALSFSESVRAGIEKSGGKMVSMKKSVSADNAEEESR, from the coding sequence ATGCAGATTCATGAAATTTCTTCAGGAAATCGGTTGCGACGAAAGCGCGTAGGGCGCGGCGGGAAGCGCGGCACATACTCTGGTCGCGGAAACAAGGGACAGAAGGCTCGCTCGGGCGCACACGTGAACCCGCTTTTTGAAGGTGGACACACATCGATTGTCGATCGTCTCAAGAAAGTGCGAGGATTTAAGTCGCCACATGCGAAGAAGTCATTTGTGAAGCTCTCAGACATTGTCCGGGTATTTACATCCGAAGAGACCGTGTCAGCGGAAACATTGGTAGCAAAGAATCTCGCTCCGACAGAAATCTTGAAGAGCGGTGTGAAGATTATCGGCTTGGGAACTGTTCCAAAGAATCTTTCTTTTGATTCAGCTCTTTCGTTTTCGGAAAGCGTCCGCGCCGGTATCGAGAAGTCCGGCGGGAAAATGGTATCGATGAAGAAATCTGTTTCAGCGGACAACGCAGAAGAGGAGAGTCGATAA
- a CDS encoding nucleoside monophosphate kinase — MNTLFTAILLGPPGSGKSTQADFLVREMEAVHVDIGLALRKTAEMNTPLGARVADIMNRRKELVPDDIVEEVLSGALASVPPNRLVIVDGAPRCETQIEIIDAILKTFERRVNLAVYVALSEEESVRRISRRWMCSQCNQSFVSGVDFSEGNALCPSCALPLSRRKDDTEEGVRKRFQVFSSNTLPVVEHYRKEGTLLEVDGTQDPITIFGDIRKRIMSNL, encoded by the coding sequence ATGAACACATTATTTACGGCTATTTTGCTAGGACCTCCGGGAAGTGGGAAGAGCACGCAGGCAGATTTTTTGGTGCGAGAGATGGAGGCGGTGCATGTTGATATCGGTCTCGCACTTCGGAAGACCGCTGAAATGAACACGCCTCTTGGCGCGCGAGTTGCAGATATTATGAATCGCCGAAAGGAGCTTGTTCCGGATGATATTGTCGAAGAAGTACTCTCGGGTGCACTTGCCTCGGTGCCTCCGAATCGATTGGTGATTGTTGATGGTGCTCCTCGTTGTGAAACACAGATTGAAATTATCGATGCTATACTCAAGACATTCGAACGACGAGTGAATCTTGCTGTGTATGTTGCTCTCTCGGAAGAAGAATCGGTGCGGCGGATTTCTCGCAGATGGATGTGTTCGCAGTGCAATCAGTCGTTTGTGTCGGGAGTAGATTTCTCGGAAGGAAACGCTCTCTGTCCTTCATGTGCTCTGCCACTTTCACGGAGAAAGGATGATACAGAAGAGGGTGTGCGAAAACGATTCCAGGTATTTTCCTCGAATACGCTTCCAGTTGTAGAACACTACCGCAAGGAGGGCACGCTGCTTGAGGTTGATGGCACGCAAGATCCCATTACAATTTTTGGTGATATACGAAAACGTATCATGTCAAACCTTTAG
- the map gene encoding type I methionyl aminopeptidase yields the protein MQLKNNEQMDALRESGRRLEKVMQAVAAAIRPGVSTAELDEIAEQKIHQLESAPVFKGYGEEYGKPFPATICTSINDEVVHGIPRKNRLVQDGDLVKIDMGLRFNGMVSDMARTFAVGEVSDEAVRLVRVTEESLLRGISAVRIGGRLSDYAKAVQKHVEENGFSVVRDLVGHGVGFDLHEPPQIPNYYFVGMKDAIFRVGMAVAFEPMVNVGGYEVCLGKDGWVFATEDGSLSAHFEDTVIITDQGIEVVTRSGK from the coding sequence ATGCAACTCAAAAACAACGAGCAAATGGACGCACTTCGAGAAAGCGGCAGGCGTCTCGAGAAAGTAATGCAGGCAGTCGCAGCAGCGATTCGCCCGGGCGTTTCTACGGCGGAATTGGATGAAATTGCCGAACAAAAAATCCATCAACTCGAAAGCGCACCAGTTTTCAAAGGGTACGGCGAGGAATATGGGAAACCGTTTCCAGCGACAATTTGTACCTCAATCAATGATGAAGTGGTGCATGGCATTCCTCGGAAAAACCGCCTTGTTCAGGATGGCGATTTGGTAAAAATAGACATGGGACTGCGCTTTAATGGGATGGTGTCCGATATGGCGCGGACATTTGCCGTCGGCGAAGTTTCCGATGAGGCGGTACGCCTCGTGCGTGTCACCGAAGAGAGCCTGTTGCGAGGAATTAGCGCCGTGCGAATTGGCGGGCGACTGTCTGATTATGCCAAGGCGGTACAAAAGCATGTTGAGGAGAATGGCTTTTCGGTCGTGCGCGATTTGGTAGGGCATGGCGTTGGTTTTGATCTCCATGAACCTCCGCAGATTCCAAATTATTATTTCGTTGGCATGAAGGATGCAATCTTCCGCGTTGGCATGGCGGTCGCTTTCGAGCCAATGGTAAATGTCGGCGGATACGAAGTGTGTCTCGGCAAAGACGGCTGGGTCTTCGCAACCGAAGATGGCAGTCTTAGTGCTCATTTCGAGGACACGGTTATTATTACTGACCAAGGCATCGAAGTCGTAACAAGAAGTGGGAAATAA
- the radC gene encoding DNA repair protein RadC, whose product MPRIKNLPKHEQPREKLIERGVGNLRDSELMAILLGTGITGKNVVRVSEEILARYPKKKLLALDYGKLSEVKGIGQAKACLLLAAFELTKRALAVEDNSLPIIDSARDAVAQLQELRTAKKEHFIALYLNARNQLVHKELISIGTLNASLVHPREVFKPAVDCLAAGIIVAHNHPSGSLEPSFEDIEVTKRLFRAGKVLDIRVIDHIIVATAGWKVIAID is encoded by the coding sequence ATGCCGAGAATTAAAAATCTTCCAAAACACGAGCAGCCGAGAGAAAAGCTCATTGAAAGGGGGGTAGGAAATCTTCGCGATAGTGAATTAATGGCTATCCTCCTTGGAACTGGAATTACGGGAAAGAACGTTGTAAGGGTGTCTGAAGAAATATTGGCGAGATATCCAAAGAAGAAGCTACTAGCTCTTGATTATGGGAAATTGTCGGAAGTGAAAGGTATTGGACAGGCAAAAGCCTGTCTCTTGTTGGCGGCGTTTGAGTTGACGAAACGTGCCTTGGCGGTTGAAGATAATAGTCTCCCGATAATTGATTCGGCAAGAGACGCTGTTGCTCAGCTCCAGGAGTTGCGGACGGCTAAGAAAGAGCATTTCATTGCATTGTATTTGAATGCTCGAAATCAACTCGTGCATAAAGAGCTTATCTCTATAGGAACGCTAAATGCTAGTCTCGTTCATCCAAGAGAGGTGTTTAAGCCAGCTGTAGATTGTCTTGCTGCGGGAATTATTGTCGCTCATAATCATCCATCAGGGAGTCTTGAGCCGTCATTTGAAGATATTGAGGTAACAAAGCGATTGTTCAGGGCGGGTAAAGTTCTAGATATACGAGTAATTGATCATATAATTGTGGCAACGGCGGGGTGGAAAGTTATCGCTATTGATTGA
- the rpsE gene encoding 30S ribosomal protein S5 encodes MSKQNRKPKRREKPEYDQKLLNLARVTRVVKGGRRFRFRATLVIGNRKGKVGVGVAKGSDVSDSIQKAFNDAKRNMISVMLDGSTIPHDVREKLGSSIVLLKPGIAGQGIIAGGAVRAVMDLAGIKDIVSKSLGASNPLNVARTTVRALSRFRTKPSMRHDENVSETEQVVAATDTPVAEVTTQV; translated from the coding sequence ATGTCCAAGCAGAACAGAAAACCGAAACGTCGAGAGAAACCGGAGTATGATCAGAAACTTCTGAACCTTGCTCGCGTGACGCGCGTGGTAAAAGGCGGACGGCGATTTCGTTTTCGTGCGACGCTGGTTATTGGGAATCGGAAAGGCAAGGTCGGCGTTGGCGTTGCAAAGGGTTCGGATGTCTCAGATTCTATACAGAAGGCATTTAACGATGCGAAACGGAATATGATATCGGTGATGCTGGACGGTTCGACTATACCACATGATGTCCGCGAGAAATTGGGGAGCTCGATAGTTCTTCTAAAGCCGGGTATTGCTGGGCAGGGTATTATTGCTGGTGGCGCTGTCCGAGCAGTTATGGATTTAGCGGGTATCAAAGATATCGTTTCCAAGTCACTTGGAGCATCAAATCCTCTCAATGTTGCTCGTACGACGGTTCGTGCGCTCTCGCGATTCCGAACAAAGCCGAGTATGAGACACGATGAGAACGTATCGGAAACTGAACAAGTGGTAGCTGCCACAGATACTCCTGTTGCAGAAGTGACGACTCAGGTATAA
- the secY gene encoding preprotein translocase subunit SecY, translating to MYAALIRIFSEKEIRNKILFIFGALVVYRIAAVVPLPGVDVLQLQRFFDQNQFLGLLNVFAGGGISSVSIVLLGVAPYITASIIMQLLTTVVPRLERIYKEEGEAGRQKFNMVTRWLTIPLAVIQTFSMISLLRSQGVLGQITAFDTTAMVIIATAGTILLMWLGELITEKGLGNGVSIMIFAGIMAGIPGVLARFLDTFGQSPDDFFNNIVFAIVALLMVAGIVFVNEAQRTIPISYAKRIRGGIAAAGTSTHLPLRVNQAGVIPIIFAVSLIILPNVVAGYLMKTATNPTVASLASKAYFLFQNQWFYGIFYFSLVVVFTYFYTAVIFDPTKIAENLQKQGGYVPGIRPGTPTVEYLAKVLGHVTLVGAVFLGTVAVLPVVVRGLTGVQSLTIGGISILIVVSVVLEMVKHVQSQLAMRSYEGF from the coding sequence ATGTATGCAGCACTCATTCGTATTTTTTCCGAGAAGGAAATACGAAACAAAATCCTATTTATTTTTGGAGCGCTGGTAGTGTATCGGATAGCGGCAGTTGTGCCGTTGCCCGGTGTTGATGTTTTGCAGCTCCAGCGGTTTTTTGATCAAAATCAGTTTCTTGGACTTTTGAATGTCTTTGCTGGTGGAGGGATTTCGAGTGTTTCTATCGTGCTCTTGGGAGTGGCGCCGTATATTACGGCGTCTATTATTATGCAGCTTTTGACGACGGTCGTACCTCGTCTTGAGCGGATTTACAAGGAGGAGGGCGAAGCTGGGCGACAGAAATTCAACATGGTGACGCGATGGCTGACGATCCCGCTCGCCGTTATTCAGACCTTTAGCATGATATCGTTGCTTCGGTCGCAGGGTGTTTTGGGACAAATCACTGCCTTCGATACGACCGCGATGGTGATTATTGCGACAGCTGGTACGATTCTGCTTATGTGGCTTGGCGAGCTGATTACCGAAAAGGGACTTGGGAATGGTGTCTCGATTATGATTTTTGCGGGCATCATGGCGGGCATCCCGGGAGTGCTCGCGCGTTTTCTCGATACGTTCGGGCAGAGTCCTGATGATTTTTTCAATAATATCGTCTTTGCAATAGTGGCGCTCCTCATGGTGGCGGGCATTGTGTTTGTCAATGAGGCACAGCGTACCATTCCGATTTCCTATGCCAAGCGTATTCGGGGGGGCATTGCCGCGGCGGGCACATCGACACATCTTCCGTTGCGCGTCAATCAAGCAGGGGTAATCCCGATAATTTTCGCGGTTTCACTCATTATTTTGCCAAATGTCGTCGCTGGGTATCTCATGAAAACAGCGACGAATCCGACTGTGGCGAGTCTGGCGTCGAAGGCTTATTTCCTCTTTCAGAATCAGTGGTTCTACGGGATATTCTATTTCTCACTTGTCGTTGTCTTCACCTATTTCTATACCGCGGTTATTTTTGATCCGACGAAAATTGCCGAGAATCTGCAGAAACAGGGTGGCTATGTGCCGGGTATACGCCCAGGGACGCCAACCGTGGAATATTTGGCAAAAGTTTTGGGGCATGTGACGCTGGTTGGAGCGGTGTTCTTGGGGACGGTCGCTGTGCTTCCGGTTGTGGTACGCGGTTTGACTGGTGTACAGTCGCTCACAATTGGTGGTATCAGTATTCTTATTGTTGTATCTGTGGTACTTGAGATGGTCAAGCATGTGCAGAGCCAGCTTGCTATGCGAAGCTATGAGGGATTTTGA